The following proteins come from a genomic window of Longimicrobium sp.:
- a CDS encoding hotdog fold domain-containing protein → MATATSSSPEGTIRRQWEKWSPLPGGRRMFSFLLGRLVPYTGTIGARVEELKPGYARAVLRDRRRVRNHLRSVHAIALMNLAELVSGLALNFALPPDARSILKGLSIDFTKKARGTLTGESTAPVLQDNAERELEVEATIRDEVGDVVATARARWLVGPRK, encoded by the coding sequence ATGGCGACCGCGACCAGCAGCAGCCCCGAAGGCACCATCCGCCGGCAGTGGGAGAAGTGGAGCCCCCTGCCCGGGGGCAGGCGGATGTTCAGCTTCCTGCTGGGCCGGCTGGTCCCCTACACCGGGACCATCGGGGCGCGGGTGGAGGAGCTGAAGCCCGGCTACGCGCGTGCCGTGCTGCGCGACCGCCGCAGGGTGCGCAACCACCTGCGCTCGGTGCACGCGATCGCGCTGATGAACCTGGCCGAGTTGGTGTCGGGGCTGGCGCTCAACTTCGCGCTGCCGCCGGACGCGCGCTCGATCCTCAAGGGGCTCTCGATCGACTTCACCAAGAAGGCGCGGGGGACGCTCACCGGCGAGTCGACCGCCCCCGTGCTGCAGGACAACGCGGAGCGCGAGCTCGAGGTGGAGGCCACCATCCGCGACGAGGTGGGGGACGTGGTGGCGACGGCGCGGGCGCGCTGGCTGGTGGGGCCGAGGAAGTAG
- a CDS encoding crosslink repair DNA glycosylase YcaQ family protein, with translation MTEIRLSIDAARALLLAAQGLDRRPRRKATKADVLAAIRRMGALQIDTIHVVARSPYLVLWSRLGAYEPRWLDELLAERAIFEYWSHEACFLPIEDYPLYRHRMLDPHSMGWKYSHGWIEKHPEQAERVLRAVREGGPVRSADFERRDGKGTAGWWGWKPEKRALESLLTAGELMIARRENFQRVYDLRQRVLPGWDDARVPPHGQAQRALALKAVRALGVARARWVADYFRMAKRETPAVVRALADEGELITVDVEGWKEPGYVHPENRALAAAAAAGEVRPTLTTLLSPFDPLVWDRARAVELFGFDYRLECYTPAPKRRYGYFTLPVLRRGALVGRLDAKAHRREGVFEVKALYLEPGVRATRGLLADVAGALRECAAWHGTPEVVIRRSDPPEIANLLAEEVAA, from the coding sequence ATGACCGAGATTCGACTCTCGATAGACGCGGCGCGGGCGCTGCTGCTGGCGGCGCAGGGGCTGGACCGGCGGCCGCGGCGCAAGGCGACGAAGGCCGACGTGCTGGCGGCGATCCGGCGCATGGGGGCGCTCCAGATCGACACCATCCACGTCGTGGCGCGCAGCCCCTACCTGGTGCTCTGGAGCCGGCTGGGCGCCTACGAGCCGCGCTGGCTGGACGAGCTGCTCGCCGAGCGCGCGATCTTCGAGTACTGGTCGCACGAGGCGTGCTTCCTCCCGATCGAGGACTACCCGCTCTACCGCCACCGCATGCTCGACCCGCACTCGATGGGGTGGAAGTACTCGCACGGCTGGATCGAGAAGCACCCCGAGCAGGCGGAGCGCGTGCTGCGCGCCGTGCGCGAGGGCGGCCCGGTCCGCTCGGCCGACTTCGAGCGGAGGGACGGCAAGGGGACGGCCGGGTGGTGGGGGTGGAAGCCCGAGAAGCGCGCGCTGGAGTCGCTGCTGACCGCCGGCGAGTTGATGATCGCCCGGCGCGAGAACTTCCAGCGCGTCTACGACCTGCGCCAGCGCGTGCTCCCCGGCTGGGACGACGCCCGCGTCCCGCCGCACGGCCAGGCGCAGCGCGCGCTGGCGCTCAAGGCCGTGCGCGCGCTCGGCGTCGCCAGGGCCAGGTGGGTGGCCGACTACTTCCGCATGGCGAAGCGGGAGACGCCGGCCGTCGTGCGCGCGCTGGCGGACGAGGGCGAGCTGATCACCGTCGACGTCGAGGGGTGGAAGGAGCCCGGCTACGTGCACCCGGAGAACCGCGCGCTTGCCGCGGCGGCGGCCGCGGGGGAGGTCCGCCCCACGCTCACCACGCTGCTCTCGCCCTTCGACCCGCTGGTGTGGGACCGCGCGCGCGCCGTGGAGCTGTTCGGCTTCGACTACCGGCTGGAGTGCTACACCCCGGCGCCCAAGCGGCGCTACGGCTACTTCACGCTCCCGGTCCTGCGCCGCGGCGCGCTGGTGGGGCGGCTGGACGCCAAGGCGCACCGCAGGGAGGGCGTCTTCGAGGTGAAGGCGCTGTACCTGGAGCCCGGCGTCCGCGCCACCCGCGGCCTCCTGGCCGACGTCGCCGGCGCGCTGCGCGAGTGCGCCGCCTGGCACGGCACCCCCGAGGTGGTGATCCGCCGCTCTGACCCGCCCGAGATCGCGAACCTGCTCGCGGAGGAGGTCGCAGCATAG
- the coaA gene encoding type I pantothenate kinase codes for MSVPDPGFSPYIEFTRDEWARLRGNTPLTLSEADLAALRSAEEAVSLDEVTEVYLPLSRLLNLYVAAAQQLYRVTDTFLGSPAARVPYVIAVAGSVAGGKSTTSRILRALLARWPDHPTVDLVTTDGFLFPNRVLEERGIMDRKGFPESYDVRRLIRFLFEVKAGRAEVRAPVYSHLVYDIVPGQELVVRRPDILILEGLNVLQSGIGGDGRPPRVFVSDFLDFSIYIDASEEHLEKWYLQRFARLRETAFRDPSSFFHQYAIGMSEAEAMEFGRQVWATINAVNLRENIEPTRERARLILEKGEDHRVERVRLRKI; via the coding sequence TTGTCCGTCCCCGACCCCGGCTTCTCGCCGTACATCGAGTTCACGCGCGACGAGTGGGCGCGGCTGCGCGGGAACACGCCGCTCACCCTCTCCGAGGCCGACCTGGCGGCGCTCCGGAGCGCCGAGGAGGCCGTCTCGCTCGACGAGGTGACGGAGGTGTACCTCCCCCTCTCGCGCCTGCTCAACCTGTACGTGGCCGCCGCGCAGCAGCTCTACCGCGTCACCGACACCTTCCTGGGGAGCCCCGCCGCCCGGGTGCCGTACGTGATCGCCGTCGCCGGCAGCGTGGCGGGGGGGAAGAGCACCACCTCGCGCATCCTGCGGGCGCTCCTGGCCCGCTGGCCCGACCACCCCACGGTGGACCTGGTGACCACCGACGGCTTCCTCTTCCCCAACCGGGTGCTGGAGGAGCGGGGGATCATGGACCGCAAGGGCTTCCCCGAGAGCTACGACGTGCGCCGGCTGATCCGCTTCCTCTTCGAGGTGAAGGCGGGCCGGGCGGAGGTGCGCGCGCCCGTCTACTCGCACCTGGTCTACGACATCGTCCCCGGCCAGGAGCTGGTGGTGCGCCGGCCCGACATCCTGATCCTGGAGGGCCTGAACGTCCTGCAGAGCGGCATCGGCGGCGACGGGCGGCCGCCGCGGGTGTTCGTCTCGGACTTCCTGGACTTCTCCATCTACATCGACGCCAGCGAGGAGCACCTGGAGAAGTGGTACCTCCAGCGCTTCGCCCGCCTGCGCGAGACGGCGTTCCGCGACCCCTCCTCGTTCTTCCACCAGTACGCCATCGGCATGTCCGAAGCCGAGGCGATGGAGTTCGGCCGCCAGGTGTGGGCCACCATCAACGCCGTCAATCTGCGCGAGAACATCGAGCCCACCCGCGAGCGCGCCCGCCTGATCCTGGAGAAGGGCGAGGACCACCGGGTCGAGCGGGTGAGGCTGCGGAAGATCTGA
- a CDS encoding deoxynucleoside kinase — translation MPAPAGFWVSLDGVDGTGKTTVAGRLAERLPALRPVPEFSDAPVGRYLSGAVSESPHVISPSLLGQSLAFLSDFFHQYELGVAEGRRRGDLVLSDRGPLSKYVYQSVVLGRAYDGARVARVLDALFDLISWPDLTIYLSCDPETLRTRLLRRDGRCDEARMAFLAEFEARFRSVLGTRTNVVELHQPPGMTGEEATVRALELIRAHRPG, via the coding sequence ATGCCGGCGCCGGCGGGTTTCTGGGTGTCGCTCGACGGGGTGGACGGGACGGGGAAGACCACGGTGGCCGGGCGGCTGGCGGAGCGGCTTCCCGCTCTGCGGCCGGTCCCCGAGTTTTCCGACGCGCCGGTCGGCCGCTACCTCTCCGGCGCGGTGAGCGAGAGCCCGCACGTCATCTCCCCGTCCCTCCTCGGGCAGTCGCTCGCCTTCCTGAGCGACTTCTTCCACCAGTACGAACTGGGGGTGGCGGAAGGCCGGAGGCGGGGGGACCTGGTGCTCTCGGACCGGGGGCCGCTCTCCAAGTACGTTTACCAGTCGGTGGTCCTGGGGCGGGCCTACGACGGCGCGCGCGTGGCGCGGGTGCTGGACGCGCTCTTCGACCTGATCTCCTGGCCGGACCTGACCATCTATCTCTCCTGCGACCCGGAAACCCTGCGGACCCGGCTGCTGCGGCGCGACGGCCGCTGCGACGAGGCCCGGATGGCGTTCCTGGCCGAGTTCGAGGCCCGCTTCCGCAGCGTGCTCGGCACGCGTACCAACGTGGTGGAACTGCATCAGCCGCCGGGGATGACCGGTGAGGAGGCCACGGTCCGGGCTCTCGAGCTGATCCGCGCCCACCGACCCGGCTGA
- a CDS encoding coproporphyrinogen-III oxidase family protein, whose protein sequence is MKLLSASPAELERHIAEEVAGDYVYMYPPRQAYRPFGEAELAPLLAESLRRFESVDLYFHFPFCRQICAFCNLFAVAARDGAGLNAYVDYLEREVRHRAPLLRGKTFSTLYLGGGTPSLLAPEFFARLFAFLRDEIGCEVASIPEVALEVSPDTVEEEKFRAYRAIGINRVNLGFQTLADGELHLIGRRYNADTPLRALEIVQSVGFDNVCVDLIYGLQGQTSESWRASVDAVLAYRPETICAYPLTLRPATGFSARGYREVCGREQYARQDYFRAAMLAAGYRQETHIRYVRDERGGYRQKENHWRMANVLGFGAGARSYLWHGDFRNGYSVRHRARALRDYFARVGAAGEAIVDGFVMDDDERMRKAVVLGLIRLDRGWFRSLFGRDPAEVFPEQFAALRNLALLEEEDAAYRLTPRGLRHRDVVVQAFFSERVRRLLESFDYDE, encoded by the coding sequence CACATCGCAGAGGAGGTGGCGGGGGACTACGTGTACATGTATCCCCCGCGCCAGGCGTACCGCCCCTTCGGGGAGGCGGAACTGGCGCCGCTCCTAGCCGAGTCGCTCCGGCGCTTCGAAAGCGTCGACCTGTACTTCCACTTCCCCTTCTGCCGCCAGATCTGCGCGTTCTGCAACCTGTTCGCGGTAGCGGCGCGCGACGGGGCCGGGCTCAACGCGTACGTCGACTACCTCGAGCGCGAGGTGCGGCACCGGGCTCCCCTGCTGCGCGGCAAGACCTTCAGCACCCTGTACCTGGGCGGCGGGACGCCGTCGCTGCTCGCCCCGGAGTTCTTCGCGCGGCTCTTCGCCTTCCTGCGCGACGAGATCGGCTGCGAGGTCGCCTCCATCCCGGAGGTGGCGCTGGAGGTCTCGCCCGACACGGTGGAGGAGGAGAAGTTCCGGGCGTACCGCGCCATCGGCATCAACCGGGTGAACCTGGGGTTCCAGACGCTCGCCGACGGCGAGCTACACCTGATCGGGCGCCGCTACAACGCCGACACTCCGCTTCGCGCCCTGGAGATCGTCCAGTCGGTGGGGTTCGACAACGTGTGCGTGGACCTGATCTACGGGTTGCAGGGGCAGACGTCGGAGAGCTGGCGCGCCTCGGTGGATGCCGTGCTGGCCTACCGGCCGGAGACCATCTGCGCGTATCCGCTCACGCTGCGCCCCGCCACGGGCTTCAGCGCGCGGGGATACCGCGAGGTCTGCGGGCGCGAGCAGTACGCGCGGCAGGACTACTTCCGCGCCGCGATGCTGGCGGCCGGGTACCGGCAGGAGACGCACATCCGCTACGTGCGCGACGAGCGGGGCGGTTACCGCCAGAAGGAGAACCACTGGCGGATGGCCAACGTTCTGGGCTTCGGCGCCGGGGCCCGGAGCTACCTCTGGCACGGCGACTTCCGCAACGGCTACAGCGTTCGCCACCGCGCCCGGGCGCTGCGGGACTATTTCGCGCGGGTCGGCGCGGCCGGAGAGGCGATCGTCGACGGGTTCGTCATGGACGACGACGAGCGGATGCGCAAGGCGGTGGTGCTGGGACTGATCCGGCTGGACCGGGGCTGGTTCCGCTCGCTGTTCGGCCGCGACCCGGCGGAGGTCTTCCCGGAGCAGTTCGCCGCGTTGCGGAACCTGGCGCTCCTGGAGGAGGAGGACGCGGCGTACCGCCTCACGCCACGGGGACTTCGGCACCGCGACGTGGTCGTGCAGGCGTTCTTCAGCGAGCGCGTGCGCCGTCTCTTGGAAAGCTTCGACTACGACGAGTGA